tcttctcttcccatcattcaggtacaagttgatcttgatctcatctgtccataggatgttgtttcagaactgtacagggtcttttagatgttttttggcaaactctaatctggtcttcctgtttttgagactcaccaatggtttacatcttgtggtgaaccctctgtatttactctggtgaagtcttctcttaattgttgactttgacacagatacgcctacctcctggagagtgttcttgatctggccaactgttgtgaaggggtttttcttcaccagggaaagaattcttctgtcatccaccacagttgttttccgtggtcttccgggtcttttggtgttgctgagctcaccagtgcgttctttctttttaagaatgtaccaaacagttgatttggccacacctaatgtttttgctatctctctgataggtttgttttgatttttcagcctaacgatggcttgcttcactgatggtgacagctctttggacttcatattgagagttgacagcaacagattccaaacacaaataccatacttgaaattaactctagaccttttatctgctccttgtcaatgaaataacgaactcccatgagggaataacatacacctggccatggaacagctgagcagccaattgtccaattacttttggtcccttaaaaagggggggggccacatataaaatgtattgtaattcctacaccgttcacctgatttggatgtaaataccctgaaattaaagctgaaagtctgcacttaaagcacatcttgattgtttcatttcaaatccattgtggtggtatacagagccaaaatgatgaaaattgtgtcaatgtccaaatatttatggacctaactgtacgtcTGGCCTACGTCTGATAAGATGCTGTACAGTAAGCGACGACACAGATGGTAAGGTGCCATTGGTGCTCACTTGGCACTCAAAACGCATGGTGTTTCCTTAGCTCGACACCCACAACACGTAAACACAACACGCTAACGGGTGTGTTGGAAGGGGGACGGCGTACCTATGCCCTTGTACTtggaggtggtgtggggggaGAAGCCGTTGACGGAGCCCATGTCCTCCGGGGAGAGCTGGTAGGGCGGCCGCAGCTTGATCTCCATCTGCATGTCGGCCAGGTTGATCTTGGTGGACAGCGACCGGGGGCTGTTGTAACGCTGCTTGGTTTTCTGGATGAAGTTGTCTGTTGGATATGGAAATACAAAACGCTATTTTTTGTTTGATCACTTCTAGCTTCGAACCGTGAACATCTGGCGTAGTCGATATTGTACACGTGCATCTACTGTAGGGTTGGGTATTGTTTCAGACTTTCGATTTGGATTCTGCTCTTTGAATCCGGGTTCTTAGCGAATATCGTTTCTGATTTCCAATGTTTTTGGGGGGACCGAAGAAAAGAACAAAgccagttcagtcaagacactcacgtattagattggagagcatttattgataaccatgacatgaaaataggtttgactttggcggagttgatgatctaagggaagcgctccctgcctcctcgatgcgacacgtacatgacatatgaggcagagAGCAGTAGAGATATGATCCCcctgatggatagaacatacagacagcatgggggagaaggggatggtggagggcggcagcagcactgatcatacaacaaccgaggtgagtgtgtgcgcatcCGCGCGGCCTTTTAATGCcgtcttatcggacgtggcccaatgggtttgtgctggctaacacaggtgtggcgatgagcggatgacgcgcgctgcccgattgccatgcctgaactagctttgctcattatttcaaaaacaaaaatgtgcctACCTTTCCTCTTGGCACATTTAGGCTATAATCAGTACAAATCATTATTTTCTTTcccttccaatggaaaaggcgAACGTCAGCCTTTCTCTGTTCTGGAACTGAGCAGGAGACCTGGCTACTGTTGTTGACATTGTATCTGGGTCATTAGCGCGGCTGGGAGAACGCAACACGTCGAACGCGGTGCGTTCCTTCAGATTCAGATTGAATTTCGCTGTATTAAAATAAACGCTTCGTCGTATAACGGAGGCGTTTCTTACCTCGCATGAGATGTCCTTACTGCAGATGTCGCAATTTGGCCGTGTCTTTATCTTTTTTAAGTGACGCTAAGGCAAACTGTGGAGGGGTTTACTGCGGTCAGGTCCAGATGCTTAAAGTGGCTCTTCTCACATGCTTTGCTGACGTACTGCATCTGCATAGCAGGTCCTGGCAGATAAGTGCAACTTTTATGGACTGTAAAATGCTCACTGCAGTTTACGCGGGAGCGCCACTCGTATGCAAACGCTATGGAACGAACCGTCTTATCGAATCGACAGATCTTGGATATTTGGAACCCCGTTCTTGATACCCAACCCTAATCCACAGCAATGGAACTAATACGTTTTTTGGATTGAATTTGAATCATTTAGACCACACTCTCGTCGTCCGATATAAAGCAGAGCACTCACCAAACTCGATGAAGGAGTACGGCCGTACGGCGCTGATGATGCGCTTCGTGTCGTAGGTGACCAGGAACTCTCTCTGTAGCTCGTCCAAGAAACAGAAGGCCAGCACATTGGGGTAGTTATCAGAGCAGACCATCAGATACCCCACTCCCAGGGAGCTGGTgaaactgaaacacacacacacacacaccactgactgTTACACAAACATATTTCACAATCTTGACCATGACAGTGAAGCAGATAAGTAGTTTCACTTCGCCAAGCCACCGACGTCCTGCCTCCACAAAGAATTGAAACTGACGCCCACCTAGTGGGAAACAGCAGAACGAGGCTAACGGTGTTGTGTCTTTcaaaccctctcccccctcttctaaAGCTACTTATGGTGTCTGGGTGATGTATAGCCTAGCTGTAGAGTGGAGCGGGCTTGTAGTGGAGTCACTGCCCCTCAGAAGACCTATACATCTAAGTCAGACACTGCCAAAAAGGACCTTTTAAATATTGTATTAGATTAACCAGTGACTTAAATGCTTGCTGGCGCATTTGCCCTTCCGCCTCTGTCTTTTGAAGGCTGATATGTGCATTGATTAAAGGAACTTGTGTCTCGGGAGCGCTTCGATAGAGACAAACCAGTCTTTTTTTAAAGTCGAGTCAGGCCTTTTTGTCGTTCAAACCATTATCTGTTGCTGCCCGAATGGAACCTTTTAGCTAATAACCAATTTACAAACACACCATTTTAGGAGGTTTCCACCAACTTTACGCGGATGCACTGAACGACAAGTCGAACTAGTCCCGCAACTCACGACTTCCGAGATACACCCAGGTCTGACTAGAAGGTCCAGATCACAGGTCAACTCACTTGACGTTGTACTGTCCAGCCTTCAGTGTGCAGCGGTCAGGAAACTGGCTGAGCTTCTTGGAGAGCCCTTTGAGGTGCTTCTTGGTCTCCTGCAGGCCTTTGTCCTGCTCATAATCTGTAGAGGCGGAGAGAGGTAGGCCATCCCCCACTCGTACCACGGAGGCAAACAGGACCATAGACATGATCTTACAGCTCTCTCACCTATGCCGAACACCTGAAGACAGACACACGGGCACTTTATAAAGGGTAGGCTTGACACATTCGCATGGTCCCTTGTGTTAAATAATGACAGTTTACATCTTAACGTCAGTTTATCAAACATTGCGATCGGATTCATTCTCTTAACATTGACACTGGGGTTATTGCAACTCATATTATGATCAGTTTCTTTTCTACAACGCAGTCATTGACTTTAGCACCTTGGACAGCACAAGCAGACACCTTGAACGGTTATCTCGCGACACCACTCAGCAACGCGTTTCTGGCTACCAACCTAAATAGGATCATTAGTTCGTTTTCCAGTAGTACTAGCTACACAGACACATTGAGTTTTTTTCAAATCCACATATGGTGCATTAAAGACAACTGCTGTTTCTGCATATTGAAAATCAAAGCGACTTGCTAACGTTATATGGAAAATAATGTGCAGTTATGTGTGATACTAGCAGCTACGTGACAGCTACTTAGCAAGTGAATTAGCTCACAGGTTCATCCTAAGCCTGCTAGGACCAGGTAGAATAATGCCAGCTCCAACTTTTGCCCTTCCTTGCTTCCCTAGACTAACAAGCTTTCTGTCAACCTGGCTCAGCTTTGCTATTGACCGTGAGTTAGCTAGCATTGCAATAAGCCAAGCCGTAGTCGAAAActaactacagtagctagctaggctaacgacTAAGTTAGCTGCTGTGCTGAGGAGGAATAGTCTTCGAATATGCAATAATGAAAAAGGCTGTTGTTTTACGCTCTAACCTGAACATGTGTCAGTCGTGCACCGCCTCTGATTCAATAACGAATTTGTGTTTAAGCTATCTAGCATGCCATTCGGTTGCAAGCTTGCTATTTCTCATCTGTCGGATATGGAGCAGCTCTTTCAGTGAGCACgcagcaggcaggaggactTCCTACACCTCGAATGTTTACGTGGCTGACCGGTGCATTATGGGTAATGCCAGTCTCATCAGCACCAAAAAACAACTATTTTCTGATCAGCACCAAAAAAAACCTCTTAAGTACCTTTGATCAGCATCAAAAAACATCTCACTGAGAAGCTCTGATCAGCACCATAAAGGCAAAGACCGGGAATGGCCTTTCCGGGTAAATGCTGTCTTTATAGGGTACTGGATTAGATATGATAGGATACTCATCCATCCATTAACACAATTTTGAGGGAAAAAATATTAATAAATATACAAAGGAAAATTAACGTTCATGAGAAATGAAGGAAATTAAAGTAAGCACAAGGGACTGGAGCAATTACAATAAGAAGGTCCATGGCGTCCAATAATTTATTAGCAAACTCACTGATGCACATACATGTAATGAACAGATTTAATGAACTTAATAGAACCTCTAAAtcagcacacacaaactccctccAGCCTCAGGTGATGTTAGTATAACAGGCCGGTTCAGTTAGAAGTGGAAAGGCAATACTGCATCATCAGTGTGCATTTTGCATTAATCTCATGGAATGCCATTCACCAATACTGACCACAGAAAGCAAATAAGGCATGCACAGCCAGTTTATCTCTAGACTCTCTGTTAAAAGTCTGGAATAATttatcaaatggttattctgtaATTATTATGGTTAAAGTAAAACCCACACTGTAACAACTGTTGAGGAGGTATCAGGTGAATATTTCAGGGCTGAGTAAGTTTGAATTGGTAAACCAAAATTCACTTCTTAAACTACAAGTTATTAACCAAGATCACATGATACATTTTCGGTTTTTCTTTCTAAACAAACCTGAAAAAAGCCCCAGGGATTCTGGCTCTCAAGAGACATTTCATCTTCAGTGTAGACCGCTTCACTAAGAACCCTTCAccttcaggttgtgtgtgtgtgtgtgtgtgtgggggtgagggtggagtagGGGTGTAGGGGATTACATGGTGACGATGATTGATGTCTGCTGTGCTGACAACTTGATGAATGGCCACTGGTCCAGGGGAATGTTCCGTGTTGAGTGACTGTCAGATGGAAGCGAGGCAGAGCTGTCATTCACAATCACCGGGTACCAAATGGAGTGGAGGGTCCAAGAAATTGTAGGTCTCAGTGTCTCCTGTTTGGTAAACGGATGCCACATTGTTTTTGTTgcttgaaaatgtatttttttcttgtAGAGTAATTGTGTCATAGCATGTGGCTTGTGTATTGAATCAGATGTTTTATGGAAAGGTTTATTATTCATACTGTAAATCTCAGTTCAGTAAATCAATGTACTGCATGCTGATATTGGCAGGCACATGACCCCTAGGCTGGATATCCGCAAACCGTAGTCCTGCAAAGACAGCCTTTAACCCCTTATGTCGATTAAACTATAGAAACACCAGTGAATCGGAGACCAATTTCGGACTGTTCGGCATTGAGTATGGATTTTACACTGTATTTTAGTTGGTCCCATAAGAGATAGTGAAATATTAATCAAAACAAAATAAGCCTTTTTTTATGGAGTGTAGAGCAATTAACCATGAATGCACTGTTCTTTCATGATGATGCTCTGGTAAGATTGCACAAACTATAATTTTCCAATTTCAATCAGAAATTACAAAAGGGATGCTGTTCTGAGGGCTGTTGACTGGCAGCTCTATAGCAGTGCGAAGATGATGAGTGTATGGATCTTGTAGCCAGCGGTGTAAATTATTTTGATGACTGCCTTGAGGAAAGAAGGGCTGAGGGAAATCTTTATCTCGCCTGAGCAGATACTCGGGGGTCTATTTATTTCTTTGACTGCTGTTATTCAGACCAATTTGTCCCCACGTCCTGCTGTATTGAATAGTCCTCAATGTGATTCATTTCAGAACCACAGGCGCAGAGCTGGGCTCTGGATCAATGTCTGGATCAGAAAATAAGAGCAAAGTGGTGCTCTTGGGTGAAGACTAATTAACATGGTATCATGCTGTGATTATGTCCAAAAAAATTAAACAAAGAAGGCCACAGACCCTTATGGTAGTCACAGAGACAGCAGGTAAGATTAGGCACGCAGAGTGTGAGAGTTAGCAACTCGTGGAGAAAGCCGAACATGATCAGAAAGCTGCTCTCAAGAGCAAAACCCAATCTACCTGAAATGACCTTCTGTCACATTGGACAGAACTTGGGTGGAATTAGACAACACTCTGCCCTCTATTGCGTATGTTCAATTTTGCAGGTTAATGCGCTTGTCCGTTTAGCAACCCGTTTCACGACAAGGAAGTGCATCCATCCGAAAAACTAGGCTTCTCACTTTAAAAAGGGCTTGAGGGAAATTCTGTTGGAGTGGGTATCTCTGTCTGCAGTCACGAACATTAATCATGAAGCGACAGCCTCATTGAACACTAAATGAATCTCACACTTGAGAATTTATCCAGGAGAGCTTCAATGACTCAAAGTATATAAGTATATAAAAAGCCACACTTAAGGCACCTATAAGGGCATTCAAGAAAAATAAATGTAACCCATTTTCTTGATCCAGGTTTTTTCATTCTAAGGAATCAATATACaggtacaaataaatctaagaATGCTTTCTTAGAAGTAAACTTGAAATGTTACCTACTCTAGGAAGACTGTGATAAAGAAAGGAAGGAGTTGCACTTCACTGTCTGTTGTACAGTTCATTGTCAATCTCATACGGTTCTACTGAGGGCTGATAGAATTGTTTTTTTGTCTATTTACTGAGATGATGAACCACCAAGTGAGATACGGGGTGTCTAAATACCCAGGCACACAGCTGCCATGGTATGGGGGGTGATCGACGAAGACGGATTAACAGGGATAAACTACGTTGTTGTCCCAGTAGTTACATTTGATAGGGGTGTGTTCATAAATCAACGATGACCATAATAGTATTCACTGGAGTGACAATTTGTCAGCTGACTAGGAATACATATTGGGAAAATCGACAAACAGACAATGTTTTGGAAACAAATTAGTTTATTTTTTGCAAGGTCCTCATTTGTACTGGGCTAAACTGTACATATGGCTGGGCACACAAATCAACAAAGGCAACCATGACTTCTTGGCAtaagtttgtgttttttttcacacaAGATGGAGACCTTTGGGATAGGACAGAGCTGTCCGAATAATAAATcctcatttttaaaactgaagaAGCCTCAACAAGTGAAGAAACCAACTGAATAAGAGTAAAACAAAGCCATTTCTGGCCGACATGGAACAAAACCAAACACCTAAAACAGCATTATGTGAAAATCTAGCTATGTAAAGCACTCTCCCAATATTATGTGATTCTGCAGCTAGTTTCTTAAACATTAAACATCTACAACAGTGTTCAACGTCAGCCAGCAGTCAGACTGACCATTTGAAACTGGCCCATTTAAAATCCAACGACATCCACTAAGAGTCTGTTCATTAACCCCCATTAAGATCAATATGTTCTATGTAATACATCCTGCCATAAGTTGACACAGGAAATGTAAACTGGACAAATTAATCTATATATTTTGTTCTATTTCTTGGAGGCAAATGTAAACTATTATTAATTTGGCGACTAGAGCTCATCCACACCAAATTGGAATGCAAATGACAAAAACTAGCTAGTTCCCTTAATTGTGTTTCGCTATCCCTGAGAACATTATTCATAATAAAAGGAACAAAACTCctgaataataaaacacaagTCCAGCTACAGATACATTTTTAAATATTTATCGAGGCCTAAGCGAGGGAGTCGAAAACACACAACATTGAAGTCGCCACAAAGGTAGTGATGATGGCTCGAGAGTGGATGAAAGTGCCAGGCTCTAAAAGAAAAGTCTGTGGGCCCCATTGACTTCCCCGCCCCTCAGATCAGCGTAGTTATCCATTTGGATGAGTTGGAACACAAGGGTCGACACTGCCCAGACTAAACTGGAGCACACCGGGCCACATCAGGGTGGAGGATGGCCCCTATGTTTTATAATGCCTCCTGGTCGGTGCACATTGTGCATTCTGCAAGCTCGGATCTCATCATCGGCTATAATGACCTGAATCTATCAAATGTGAAGACGGACCGTTGACCAGAAGGACTCACAAAACAAGATCTGAATGAGGCTGACTGGACTATCCATTCACCCTTATCTCCTTAGTGCGGTTCAGTTCGAAAATGCAATACACATGACAATGTGACAGACTGGGCCAGATGGAATCACTGGAATCTTTCTAAGCCTGCAGGTCTCTCCAACGCTATGAGGCTAATGATTAGTTAAATACCTCATCTCTATACATGTAGGGCCATAGTAAAGAGGTAACACTAGGCATGGTGCAAAACTACAACACTAAGCCTCTGCAAATGCAACACAGTTCAAATGACCTTTTTGACATTCACGCTAATGTCTGTTAAGATTAACTTCAAAAAAGGTGGAGATTGACAAGCACCAGGCTTTGAAACATTACCCCCAGAGAGCTCCGGACCTCGAATGTCACCATATCTGTCTGAATAATGTAACTCGTTTCCATAATAACATTTAAGGCCACTGTTTTGAGAGACTAGATACGTTTTCTCTTTAAAGCAAGACGACACATAACAGCTTTGAAATAGAGAAGGCGATTCCACTTCACTTCAGTGTTATTCAGTTTGGAACAATCAATACAGCATTCAGACAGACTCGTGAACAGTCCCAGTCGTCTATACTGGAGCAATTCCACCATGAAGGTTTAACATGGGTTCAGTCTTCCTACAGGACAGTTCtgtacaaaaatattttttggagGGAAAAAGCTGTATACCTATGTTGTATTGGATTCCTCTTCAAAATAACATACAGAGCTAACAATGCTAACGTGTGATCCCTGTGGTGTAATGTGTAGCTGGCTGCGGGTGGGTGGATGCCAATGAcaagcacagccctcctccatccccagaCCACCAAACAGCACTTTCACAGATACCCAGGGCTGGGCAAGCAGGGAGAAGTATTGCATAGATACAGTATGAGATGTCGTTTTCACAAATGAAGTCACAGTATTTGGGCAAAAActctgttttgtttctgttttgaTTATGATTTTTTTGTTTGGTCCATCAAAGTactaatgaaaaaaaaaaaatgaaaaaaaaatctgaagtgGTCTGACGGTAGGTTACTCCGCTGGTATAACAAACATGGTCAGCGCAGTATCAAAAATAGCCTTTCGCTGAGGTTTTCAAGTCTCCCACGTCAGTGCTGATAGGCCCCCCGCTCGGACAGGGGTCACAGTGCAACGACAGGCTCTCCCCACCTAAGTCAGCCTTAaagctcctccttcttcttgccAACCTTCTCCTGGTCCCGCCCCCTCAGGCTGCGCATGAAGCCTATAAAGCCCGCCTCCTGAaacaagggagggaaggagagagagagaaaaaaaaaccattgacagtcagagagagaaatgttGGGAATCGGGGATACCTACAAACGTTGGTCTataacacaatgtgatactaaGGTGACAAGAGAGCACTTGCTGTGGCCCCGAGTTGTTCCTTACCCCTCTGTCTCCGTTGTATCTTTCGGGAAACTTGCCATAGTTGTAGTAGTTGAAGGTGGGGTATCCTTCTACCCCCTCCTGTTTACACAGCTCGTGGTTCTGTCCTCTGGTGCAGTCCACGGCTGCATATGCAATCTGGGTGGAGGGGAATGATCGTAAACATGACACAGACACTACCCGACTAAGGAATCGATTTGGCCTGCTTTTGGTCATTAATGGAATGTGGCGGTGTAGGCATTGGCAGGATTTCATTCGGCATGAGATATCCCATGCTCCTCTATTGACTGGTGTTCCATTGTCTCCCCTGCTCATGGCCTTGCTGTGCTGTTCCGTCCCCTGCTGATAAGACGTCTGGCTCAAGGGATACCTGAGGGGGACAGCCACAGCTACCAATACCAAACCCTCGACAACGGCACACCTATATCACTCCCTAGGACAGGGGTGGCTCGGGATGGCAGAGGATTAGTCATATGCAGCATTTTTCCTATTTGATGGGAGATTTTCCACATAGAAAATAGCAGCCATACATTTCCTATAGTATAAATGCCAGGTTTCATAAGAGCCTAGTAGTCTAATTCAATCCAAGCGGAACGAT
The DNA window shown above is from Osmerus eperlanus chromosome 3, fOsmEpe2.1, whole genome shotgun sequence and carries:
- the sec22a gene encoding vesicle-trafficking protein SEC22a, whose protein sequence is MSMVLFASVVRVGDGLPLSASTDYEQDKGLQETKKHLKGLSKKLSQFPDRCTLKAGQYNVNFTSSLGVGYLMVCSDNYPNVLAFCFLDELQREFLVTYDTKRIISAVRPYSFIEFDNFIQKTKQRYNSPRSLSTKINLADMQMEIKLRPPYQLSPEDMGSVNGFSPHTTSKYKGIAPTQMLEPVALPGVVSCVLSLLCGGLNLLRGVHAIESILQNDDENFNYVIAFFLGTAACLYQCYLFAYFSVWRNSKSFLAFALICLCNMYLYELRNVWQILFHVTVGAFMTLQIRLRQPQGKAPDYNV